DNA sequence from the Thermococcus gammatolerans EJ3 genome:
GCTCCCTGCTCACCTCGCTCGCCTGCCTGAGGAGCTCGTAGACGTTGCCAGCGATGAGGAAGACGCTCGAGCCGACGACTTCCCCGTCCTCGATGAGGAAGGCAGGGTTGGCAGTTACGGCGAAGTTTCCGTTGTCGGGGTTGCTGGAGTGTGCGCCCTGGAAGCCGTCCACGAAGTAGCCCCTGTCGATTTCGGCTATCATATCCTCAAGGGAGCGCTTGCCCTTCTCAATAACCACGTTGTGGAAGCCGATGTTAATTCCGCCACTTCTCAGGTCGCGCTTCCCGTTTCCGGTGCTCTCGGTTCCGTAAACCTTCGCCCAGTAGTTGTCCCAGACGAATCCCCTGAATGTTCCGTTTTCAATGAGGACGTTCTTCCTCGTCGGAACACCCTCGCCGTCCGCTATGACGGGCTCAAGCGACAGCTCGTGGAACGGGTCGTCGTACATCGTGAGGACGTCGCTCGCAATCTTCTCGCCTACCTTGCCAGCTAAGGGCGTGGTTTCCTTGACCAGGCGCTCACCGCTGAAAGCAGGGAGGAGCGCGTAGCTGAAGAGGCCTGCAATCGCCCAGGGGCCGAGGATTATCGGAACCTCCTCGTTCCTGCTCGGCTTGACGCTGTAGGCCCACTTGACCTTCTGGACGGCCTTCTCGACAACCCCCTCAACGTCGAGGTTTAGGTCACGCTTCGCGTCGAAGTCGAAAATTCCAGGCGTCACAACGCCTTCCTTCCTGCCTACGAGCTCAACGAAGAAGAACGCCGCGCCTCCCTCCTGGAAGACGTCTATTCCATGGGAGTTGACGACGTGCCTTTCCTCCCAGCTGACGCCACCTTCTCCGCCGGCGACGACGGCGTTCGGCTCTTTCTCGCGGGCGAGCTTTATAGCCCTGACGAGCATCTCGACGAGAACGTCCGGCGAGGCCTCCTTCAGCTCGTAGTTGGGCTTCGGCGCCTCCCTGTATTTCCCCGGCTCCGGCAGTGAGAGCCACTTCTCGTCCCTGCTGTTGAGCCTCGCCATCTTCGCGGCCTGCTCTATCGCTTCCTTAACGCGCTTCTCCTCGTCGCTGTCCACTATAGCTAAACCGAGGCGCTTGTCCTTTATACCGCGGATTATCGTTACGGCCCCGCTCCTCGTAGAGGCCATCGAAATCTCGTTAAGCTCGACGCTCGCGCTGACCTCCCTCGAGCGGTAAACTGCAATCTCAACCTCATCGAAGAGCTTCTCAGCGTAGCGTATGAGGTTCTCCATCGTCACCACCTCAGCCAATCAGTATTCCCCCGTCAAACCTCATGTGCGGGCCACCTGAGCTCACGAAGGCGGTCTGTCCCTTTCCGCAGAAGCCGACCTCGAGGCCGAAGTCCTTGCCGACGGCGCTTATCTTTTTGAGGGCCTCTATCGCAACGCCGGTAATCGAAGTGTCCCTTATCGGTTCCGCTATCTCGCCGTTCCTGATGACGTAACCCTCCTGGATTCCGACTTGGAAGGCGCTGTTGAGCTGGGCCTGACCGCCGCGGAAGTCAACGACGTAATAGCCGAATTTGATGTCCTCGATGAGCTCTTCGAAGGAGTGGTCGCCTGCCTCGAAGACCGTGTTCCTCATTCTGATGATCGGCGGGTAGCGGTAGCTTTCAGCTCTGGCATGGCCGTTCGGCTCCATTCCCCACTTGTGGGCGTACTCGCGGTTGAGCATTATCTCCTTCAGGATTCCGTTCTCGATGATGTGGATGTCCTTGACCGGAACCCCCTCGTCGTCGTACTTGTCGTTTCCGAAGCCGCCTTCAACGATGCGCTCGCTCATCGTGACGTACTCGGGGGCAATCTGCTTGCCGATGAGGTCCTTGAAGGGCGAGTTTATCGTGAGGTCTGCCTCGGCGAGGTGGCCTAAAGCCTCGTGGGCGATGATTCCAACGACTATCGGGCCAGCCACAATCGGCCACTCACCGCGCTTCGGAGCCACTCCTTTCAGCTGGCTGTGCATCTTCCTGAGAAGCCTCTCCTTCACCTTCTCGTTCGGCTCTATCTCGGTCATAAGCTCCCAGCCGTAGTCAACGGCTCCAATGCTGTCCCTCGCCATCGCGAGCTTTCCGTCGGCCTTACCGGTGACGTATGTTCCTTGGTAGAGGTAGTTGTAGTCCCACTCTATCCTCGTCCCCTCGTTGGTGAGGAGTATCTTCTTCCCTCCGCCGTCCTCGTAGCGAATCTGAACGCTCTTGACGGCCTCGTCTTCCTTGAGGAGCTTCTCAAGCTCTCTGAGATGGGAAACTTTCTCCTCAATGTCCACTTCCCTTGGCTTGACGCGCATCTTGCTCTTCACGAAGTCTTCGACTGGGTCTATCTCTGCGAGCTGGATTTTCTCCTTCTTCGTCTGCGCGGCCGCCCTGGCGAGCTTGTAGGCCTCTTCAATCTTCTTCTCAAGGTTCTCAAGCTCGCTCGTCGAGGCAAAGCCCCAGGCACCGTCCGCCAGAACCCTTATGGCAACGCCCCTGTGGAGCTTCCCCGTGAAACTCGTAAAGACGCCGTCCTTGAGGCCGAGCGTGGTCTTCCTTAAGTCCTCGTAGCGCAGCTCGATGTACTCGGCCTTCAGGTTTTCTTCAGCCCACTTAAGGGCCCTTTCAAGTGCCTCCATGTCCACCACCGTTGACCTTTGTCCAATCTCTTGTGAGAGGGGCAACTATAAAAGCCTTTTGAGCCTTTCGATGAGCATCTAAGCATAGTCAGGACATTGGGGAATAAAGTTTTTAATGAAGTAAGAACCTAGAACACTGGGGATGCTATGATGAAAAAAGTCGTACCATTGGTTATCTTAGTCGTTGCCCTTTCCCTCGTTGCTGCCGGCTGTGTGTCCGTTGAGGAGCACGTGAAGGTAAGTTCCGACGGGAAAATAGCGCTCCTCAAGATGGCCATCAACATGAGCAGGGATGTGTACTCTCTCGCGCTCTCCAACACCAGCGAGGGCTCCTTCTGCGCGGACTTCAGGGAGAACCTGACGGATTACGAGAAGGAGCACTTTACCTGCGAGGAAAAGGTTTCTGGGGAGACCGCGACGATCGTCATAACCGGAAAGGACATAGACCCATCCAAGCTCACGGGAGACACTAAAATGAAAGTGGAGAAGCAGGGCGATTACATTGAGTTCTGGGACTACACCTGGTACGAAGAGGGCAAAAAAGAGGAGAAAAATGAAACCGACTGGGATAAAGAGATCGCAAGCCTTTTCACGATAGACTACTACCTTGAAATGCCGGGAGAGATCGTTGATTCCAACGCTCAGGTGGTTAACGGGAACAAGGCCGAGTGGCACTGGAACCTTTACGTGGCCTCAAAGCGTCCGATCTACGCCAAGGCAAAGGTTGAGGAGAAGAAGGGTCTCTGCGGTCCGGCTTTCCTCGTGGGTCTGGCAATAGTGCCGCTTCTCTTACGGAGGCGTTAAGGGGTTCTTTCCTTTAATCTTTGCCTTCAAAATAATGACCTCTTTCATTGAAAGGACGTCTTTTCGTGTTCTTTGACTTTGATTGATTTGCCTCTTTATTTAGATATTAGTCGAAACGCTAAGCTTTTATACGAAAAGAGCCGATTTATCTTGGTGGTTTCTATGGCCAAAGGGCTGGGTATTAAAGACATCGGAAAGTTCAAGCTCGTTGGGAACATCGACGCCTTCGGGAGAAGGCTTGTTTTCCAGGTCACGGAAATAAGCGTCGAGAAGGACGACTACTTCTCAAAGCTTTACCTCTACGACGGCAGGAAAGTTAAGCCCTTCACCTCCGGAAAGAAGGACGGAAACCCGCGCTTCTCCCCGGACGGAAAGCTGATAGCCTTCACCTCCAAGCGCGATAAGGAGAGCA
Encoded proteins:
- a CDS encoding TldD/PmbA family protein, with amino-acid sequence MENLIRYAEKLFDEVEIAVYRSREVSASVELNEISMASTRSGAVTIIRGIKDKRLGLAIVDSDEEKRVKEAIEQAAKMARLNSRDEKWLSLPEPGKYREAPKPNYELKEASPDVLVEMLVRAIKLAREKEPNAVVAGGEGGVSWEERHVVNSHGIDVFQEGGAAFFFVELVGRKEGVVTPGIFDFDAKRDLNLDVEGVVEKAVQKVKWAYSVKPSRNEEVPIILGPWAIAGLFSYALLPAFSGERLVKETTPLAGKVGEKIASDVLTMYDDPFHELSLEPVIADGEGVPTRKNVLIENGTFRGFVWDNYWAKVYGTESTGNGKRDLRSGGINIGFHNVVIEKGKRSLEDMIAEIDRGYFVDGFQGAHSSNPDNGNFAVTANPAFLIEDGEVVGSSVFLIAGNVYELLRQASEVSREQTVMPFMNTMTTPFIRFENVRIAGK
- a CDS encoding TldD/PmbA family protein, which translates into the protein MEALERALKWAEENLKAEYIELRYEDLRKTTLGLKDGVFTSFTGKLHRGVAIRVLADGAWGFASTSELENLEKKIEEAYKLARAAAQTKKEKIQLAEIDPVEDFVKSKMRVKPREVDIEEKVSHLRELEKLLKEDEAVKSVQIRYEDGGGKKILLTNEGTRIEWDYNYLYQGTYVTGKADGKLAMARDSIGAVDYGWELMTEIEPNEKVKERLLRKMHSQLKGVAPKRGEWPIVAGPIVVGIIAHEALGHLAEADLTINSPFKDLIGKQIAPEYVTMSERIVEGGFGNDKYDDEGVPVKDIHIIENGILKEIMLNREYAHKWGMEPNGHARAESYRYPPIIRMRNTVFEAGDHSFEELIEDIKFGYYVVDFRGGQAQLNSAFQVGIQEGYVIRNGEIAEPIRDTSITGVAIEALKKISAVGKDFGLEVGFCGKGQTAFVSSGGPHMRFDGGILIG
- a CDS encoding CGP-CTERM sorting domain-containing protein encodes the protein MKKVVPLVILVVALSLVAAGCVSVEEHVKVSSDGKIALLKMAINMSRDVYSLALSNTSEGSFCADFRENLTDYEKEHFTCEEKVSGETATIVITGKDIDPSKLTGDTKMKVEKQGDYIEFWDYTWYEEGKKEEKNETDWDKEIASLFTIDYYLEMPGEIVDSNAQVVNGNKAEWHWNLYVASKRPIYAKAKVEEKKGLCGPAFLVGLAIVPLLLRRR